The following coding sequences lie in one Arachis hypogaea cultivar Tifrunner chromosome 4, arahy.Tifrunner.gnm2.J5K5, whole genome shotgun sequence genomic window:
- the LOC112795769 gene encoding protein FAR1-RELATED SEQUENCE 11: protein MSEEAGSMLVAYDDPSDQRSLSLDDTSSTEESPGETRLSLETANDAIPYIGQRFATHDAAYEYYSEFAKRCGFSIRRHRTEGKDGVGKGLTRRYFVCHRAGNTPVKTSTESKPQRNRKSSRCGCQAYMRISKTTEFGSPEWRVTGFANHHNHELLEPNQVRFLPAYRTISDADKNRILMFAKTGISVHQMMRLMELEKCVEPGYLPFTEKDVRNLLQSFRKLDPEEESLDLLRMCRTIKEKDPNFKFEFTLDTNNRLENIAWSYASSIQLYDIFGDAVVFDTTHRLTAFDMPLGIWVGMNNYGMPCFFGCVVLRDETMRSFSWALKAFLGFMNGKAPQTILTDQNICLKDAISTELPTTKHAFCIWMIVAKFPSWFNAVLGDRYNEWKAEFYRLYNLESVEDFELGWREMVCCYGLHSNRHMVNLYSSRSLWALPFLRSHFLAGMTTTGQSKSINAFIQRFLSAQTRLAHFVEQVAVAVDFKDQTGEQQTMQQNLQNICLKTGAPMESHAATVLTPFAFSKLQEQLVLAAHYASFPIEDGFLVRHHTKAEGGRKVYWSPQEGIISCSCHQFEFSGILCRHSLRVLSTGNCFQIPDRYLPIRWRRISIPSSKLAQSAPNDHTERVQFLQNIVSSLITESAKSKERLDIATEQVSILLSRIREQPISLHGARDFSSINRNL from the exons ATGTCTGAAGAGGCTGGATCCATGTTGGTTGCTTATGATGATCCCTCGGACCAGCGGTCACTATCTTTGGATGATACAAGTAGCACAGAGGAGTCACCTGGCGAAACCAGGCTCTCCTTGGAAACGGCTAATGATGCCATTCCGTATATCGGTCAAAGGTTTGCTACTCATGATGCTGCTTATGAATACTATAGTGAGTTTGCAAAGAGGTGTGGATTTTCAATTCGACGTCACCGTACAGAGGGAAAAGATGGTGTTGGTAAAGGACTTACTAGACGTTATTTTGTTTGTCATCGCGCCGGGAACACTCCTGTCAAGACATCAACAGAAAGTAAACCTCAACGAAATAGAAAGTCTTCTCGATGTGGATGCCAAGCTTACATGAGGATAAGCAAGACAACTGAATTTGGATCCCCAGAATGGCGGGTGACTGGTTTTGCCAACCACCATAATCATGAACTCTTAGAGCCAAACCAAGTTCGATTTCTTCCTGCATATAGAACTATTTCAGATGCTGACAAAAACCGAATCCTTATGTTTGCCAAAACAGGGATATCTGTTCACCAAATGATGAGGCTTATGGAACTTGAGAAGTGTGTGGAACCTGGATATTTGCCTTTTACGGAAAAGGATGTGCGTAATTTACTCCAGTCATTTAGAAAATTGGATCCTGAAGAGGAAAGCTTAGATTTACTGAGAATGTGCCGGACTATAAAGGAGAAAGatcctaattttaaatttgagtttACACTCGATACAAATAACCGTTTGGAAAATATTGCTTGGTCATATGCCTCATCAATCCAGTTGTATGATATTTTTGGTGATGCCGTGGTTTTTGACACAACACACCGCCTAACTGCATTTGACATGCCACTTGGTATATGGGTTGGAATGAATAATTATGGAATGCCTTGCTTTTTTGGCTGTGTGGTTCTACGAGATGAAACCATGAGATCATTTTCCTGGGCACTTAAG GCTTTCTTAGGGTTTATGAATGGAAAGGCTCCGCAGACGATATTAACTGACCAAAATATATGTCTCAAAGACGCAATATCTACAGAACTACCAACAACAAAACATGCCTTCTGCATATGGATGATAGTGGCAAAGTTTCCATCTTGGTTTAATGCTGTTCTTGGGGATCGCTACAATGAGTGGAAGGCTGAATTTTATAGACTCTATAATCTTGAATCCGTTGAGGATTTTGAATTAGGCTGGAGGGAAATGGTTTGTTGTTATGGACTGCATTCCAATCGGCACATGGTCAATTTATATAGCTCTCGCTCACTTTGGGCATTGCCATTTTTGAGAAGTCATTTTCTTGCAGGAATGACTACAACTGGTCAATCAAAGTCAATTAATGCGTTCATTCAACGGTTTCTGAGTGCACAAACCCGACTTGCACATTTTGTTGAACAG GTAGCTGTCGCCGttgattttaaagatcaaactGGAGAACAACAAACCATGCAGCAGAATCTCCAAAATATTTGCCTCAAAACTGGAGCTCCTATGGAGTCACATGCCGCTACAGTCCTCACTCCTTTTGCCTTTTCAAAGCTTCAAGAGCAACTTGTGTTGGCTGCACACTATGCTTCTTTTCCAATTGAAGACGGTTTTCTTGTGAGGCACCACACAAAAGCTGAGGGAGGTCGGAAAGTTTATTGGTCTcctcaggaaggaattataagtTGCAGCTGCCATCAATTTGAATTCTCTGGAATTCTCTGTAGGCATTCTCTTAGAGTTCTTTCAACAGGAAATTGCTTTCAAATCCCAGATAGATATCTTCCCATCCGTTGGCGTCGAATCAGCATACCCTCCTCTAAACTTGCTCAGAGTGCACCAAATGATCATACTGAAAGGGTTCAGTTTTTACAAAATATAGTGTCGTCTCTGATTACAGAATCTGCAAAGTCTAAGGAACGGTTAGATATTGCTACAGAACAAGTTTCCATCCTTCTGTCTCGCATTAGAGAGCAACCAATTTCATTACATGGTGCCAGAGATTTCTCTTCTATCAATAGAAATCTTTGA
- the LOC112795771 gene encoding glycosyltransferase BC10, which produces MGRTRGGEGRDDSSAVGEKEKHTCLLRMAQMLSYLMVFAAGVMIGLTTCSQINGIFVSQRQQYSLINRGLPRLQPSNCSLRQPPRLLLPPRPPLDPEDQFQCMDIDNFLHPTNLIHSMSDNELFWRASLLPKKEEYPYKRKPKVAFMFLTRGPLPMLPLWERFFLGHSNFFNIYIHAPPGYHLQVSNYSAFYGRQIPSKEVSWGTVTLADAERRLLANALLDFSNERFVLLSESCIPVYNFPTVYRYLIDSFHSFVESYDDPSRYGRGRYSRSMLPDIQLRHWRKGSQWFELNRVLAVYIVSDTRYYTLFRKYCKPACYPDEHYIQTFLNMFHGNLNSNRTVTWVDWSLGGPHPATYSRANITVNFLQAIRNNGTLCRYNSDMTSVCFLFARKFDHTALEPLLGLSSQVMNF; this is translated from the exons ATGGGAAGAACTCGAGGAGGAGAGGGAAGGGATGATTCAAGCGCAGTTGGGGAAAAAGAGAAGCACACTTGTTTGCTTCGAATGGCTCAAATGCTTTCATATTTGATGGTTTTTGCAGCTGGTGTCATGATTGGCCTAACCACATGTTCCCAAATCAATGGAATCTTTGTTTCACAGAGACAACAATACTCTTTAATTAACCGCGGACTGCCGCGCCTGCAACCCAGTAATTGCAGCCTCAGGCAACCGCCGCGCCTTCTGCTCCCGCCGCGGCCTCCTCTTGATCCGGAGGATCAGTTCCAGTGCATGGATATTGACAACTTCCTGCATCCAACCAATCTCATCCATTCCATGTCGGATAATGAGCTCTTCTGGAGGGCTTCCTTGCTTCCCAAGAAAGAAGAGTACCCTTATAAGAGGAAGCCCAAAGTGGCTTTCATGTTCTTGACCAGGGGACCATTGCCTATGTTGCCACTCTGGGAGAGGTTCTTTCTTGGACATTCCAATTTCTTCAATATTTATATCCATGCTCCTCCCGGATATCACCTCCAGGTCTCCAATTATTCGGCTTTTTACGGCCGCCAGATTCCGAGCAAG GAAGTTTCATGGGGAACAGTAACCCTTGCTGATGCTGAGAGGCGCCTTTTGGCGAATGCACTGCTCGACTTTTCAAATGAGCGGTTTGTTCTTCTTTCGGAGAGTTGCATCCCGGTCTACAACTTCCCTACTGTGTACAGATACCTCATTGATTCCTTCCACAGCTTTGTTGAGTCATATGACGATCCTTCCCGTTACGGGCGTGGACGCTACAGCCGGAGTATGCTTCCTGATATTCAGCTTAGACACTGGCGGAAAGGGTCTCAGTGGTTCGAGCTTAACCGTGTTCTGGCTGTTTATATAGTGTCCGATACCCGATACTATACCCTCTTCCGCAAATACTGTAAACCTGCATGCTACCCAGATGAGCATTACATTCAAACTTTCCTTAACATGTTCCATGGCAATCTTAATTCTAACAGAACAGTGACATGGGTTGATTGGTCTCTGGGGGGACCCCATCCAGCAACCTATAGTAGAGCCAATATAACTGTAAACTTTCTTCAAGCTATCAGGAACAACGGAACGCTTTGTCGATATAATTCCGACATGACTTCCGTTTGTTTCCTCTTCGCTCGCAAGTTTGATCACACTGCACTGGAGCCCTTGCTTGGCCTTTCTTCACAAGTCATGAACTTTTGA
- the LOC112795770 gene encoding mitogen-activated protein kinase kinase kinase 17-like — protein MACSNCQSVLPKPNDWVKGKLVGTGSFGTVNLAMNKSTGGLFVVKSAHIGAGCEALSNEVKILESLSSSPYIVQYLGKEEDQGNLNVFMEYMAGGSLADVAQKFGGSLDEDVVRLYTREILHGLQHLHQHGIVHCDLKCKNVLLGSSGNIKLADFGCAKRVKDLKAAARLGGTPLWMAPEVLRNEQLDVSADIWSLGCTVIEMATGRYPWAGEVSNPMASVLRIANGDEIPQLPAHFSKEGLDFLTRCLERDPKKRCTAQDLLHHPFLSRSSRRSSQQKQCVSSPTSVLEVHGFEATCDLDDELESSREHDKLSFRNPFACHDRAVGSKACQPEDIALWSSGSWITVRSG, from the coding sequence ATGGCTTGTTCAAATTGCCAATCTGTGTTGCCTAAACCAAATGATTGGGTGAAGGGTAAATTGGTCGGAACCGGATCTTTCGGTACAGTCAATTTGGCCATGAACAAATCCACCGGAGGGCTTTTTGTGGTGAAATCAGCACATATAGGGGCTGGTTGTGAGGCTTTGAGTAATGAGGTGAAAATCCTAGAGAGTTTAAGTTCATCACCATATATTGTTCAATATCTGGGGAAAGAGGAGGACCAAGGTAATCTCAATGTCTTCATGGAGTACATGGCTGGAGGTAGCTTGGCAGATGTGGCTCAAAAGTTTGGTGGATCATTGGATGAAGATGTTGTCCGGTTGTATACTAGAGAAATACTTCATGGTTTACAGCATCTTCACCAGCATGGAATTGTGCATTGTGATCTTAAGTGTAAGAATGTGCTTTTAGGTTCATCCGGGAACATCAAATTGGCAGACTTTGGATGTGCCAAAAGGGTGAAGGACTTGAAGGCCGCCGCGCGTTTAGGAGGGACTCCTCTATGGATGGCCCCTGAAGTATTGAGGAATGAGCAGTTGGATGTTTCTGCTGATATATGGTCTTTGGGATGCACTGTTATTGAAATGGCCACTGGAAGGTATCCTTGGGCCGGCGAAGTGTCGAATCCAATGGCTTCTGTGCTGAGGATCGCCAATGGTGACGAGATACCTCAACTTCCAGCTCATTTCTCCAAGGAGGGTTTGGATTTCTTGACCAGGTGCTTGGAGAGAGACCCCAAAAAGAGGTGTACTGCTCAGGACTTGCTTCACCATCCATTTCTGTCAAGGAGTTCAAGAAGATCTTCTCAACAAAAACAGTGTGTATCTTCACCAACAAGTGTTTTGGAGGTTCATGGTTTTGAGGCTACTTGTGATTTAGATGATGAGTTAGAAAGCTCTCGGGAACATGATAAGCTCTCTTTTAGAAACCCGTTCGCGTGCCATGATCGAGCAGTAGGAAGCAAAGCAtgccaaccagaagacattgccCTATGGTCGTCTGGGAGTTGGATTACTGTTAGGTCAGGATAA
- the LOC112795772 gene encoding uncharacterized protein isoform X1, producing the protein MKPFTSAPGFVLSDPKNRMFLWSFLIVISLVCGAYLAGNAFTTKEYKQRLARWGLIYKMPLVKSHACKRQCWPSGSDALPEGVVAKTSNLEMRPLWDSGKNNISSKHPLSLLAIAVGVKQKEIVNKIVEKFPSSDFVVMLFHYDGFVDGWKNLAWSNRAIHVSAINQTKWWFAKRFLHPDIVAEYNYIFLWDEDLLVENFDPKRYLSIVKEEGLEISQPALDPNKSEVHHPLTVHRAGSKVHRRYYKLKGSGRCDDHSIAPPCIGWVEMMAPVFSRKSWQCVWHLIQNDLIHAWGLDRQLGYCAQGDRMRNVGVVDSEYIVHLGLPTLGGSNGNEVPSDSHRESDRAKVRMQSYIEMQVFEKRWKDAAEKDKCWLDPYKPQANQTSH; encoded by the exons ATGAAGCCTTTCACTTCTGCACCG GGCTTTGTCCTGTCTGATCCAAAGAATAGGATGTTCCTTTGGAGTTTCCTCATTGTGATATCGTTGGTTTGTGGTGCTTACTTAGCTGGCAATGCGTTCACCACGAAGGAGTATAAACAA AGATTAGCACGATGGGGACTAATTTATAAAATGCCACTCGTAAAATCGCATGCATGCAAG AGACAATGCTGGCCTTCTGGAAGCGACGCGTTGCCTGAAGGAGTTGTTGCTAAAACATCTAACTTAGAAATGCGGCCGCTATGGGACTCTGGAAAGAATAAT ataagTTCAAAGCACCCATTGAGCTTATTGGCTATTGCAGTAGGAGTTAAGCAGAAAGAAATTGTTAATAAAATTGTTGAAAAG TTCCCTTCAAGTGATTTTGTTGTGATGCTTTTTCACTATGATGGATTTGTGGATGGATGGAAGAATTTAGCTTGGAGTAATCGCGCCATACATGTGTCTGCTATCAATCAAACAAAATG GTGGTTTGCGAAACGGTTTTTGCATCCAGACATAGTTGCtgaatacaattatatatttctttGGGATGAGGACCttcttgttgaaaattttgacCCAAAAAG ATATTTATCTATTGTTAAGGAAGAGGGGCTAGAGATATCGCAACCTGCTTTGGATCCTAATAAATCAGAAGTTCATCATCCGCTGACAGTTCATAGAGCCGGATCAAAAGTTCACAG AAGGTACTATAAGTTAAAAGGTAGTGGAAGGTGTGATGACCATAGCATTGCTCCTCCTTGCATAGG TTGGGTGGAAATGATGGCACCAGTGTTCTCTAGAAAATCTTGGCAATGTGTATGGCACTTGATCCAG AATGACTTAATCCATGCCTGGGGCCTGGACAGGCAGCTTGGCTATTGCGCTCAG GGTGATCGAATGAGAAACGTTGGTGTGGTCGATTCCGAGTACATAGTTCATTTGGGTTTGCCTACTCTTGGTGGCTCAAATGGCAATGAG GTGCCATCAGACTCCCATAGAGAGAGTGATAGAGCTAAA GTTAGGATGCAATCATATATTGAAATGCAAGTTTTTGAGAAAAGATGGAAAGATGCAGCAGAGAAGGATAAATGTTGGCTTGATCCATATAAACCACAGGCAAACCAGACTAGCCATTAA
- the LOC112795772 gene encoding uncharacterized protein isoform X2 has translation MKPFTSAPGFVLSDPKNRMFLWSFLIVISLVCGAYLAGNAFTTKEYKQRQCWPSGSDALPEGVVAKTSNLEMRPLWDSGKNNISSKHPLSLLAIAVGVKQKEIVNKIVEKFPSSDFVVMLFHYDGFVDGWKNLAWSNRAIHVSAINQTKWWFAKRFLHPDIVAEYNYIFLWDEDLLVENFDPKRYLSIVKEEGLEISQPALDPNKSEVHHPLTVHRAGSKVHRRYYKLKGSGRCDDHSIAPPCIGWVEMMAPVFSRKSWQCVWHLIQNDLIHAWGLDRQLGYCAQGDRMRNVGVVDSEYIVHLGLPTLGGSNGNEVPSDSHRESDRAKVRMQSYIEMQVFEKRWKDAAEKDKCWLDPYKPQANQTSH, from the exons ATGAAGCCTTTCACTTCTGCACCG GGCTTTGTCCTGTCTGATCCAAAGAATAGGATGTTCCTTTGGAGTTTCCTCATTGTGATATCGTTGGTTTGTGGTGCTTACTTAGCTGGCAATGCGTTCACCACGAAGGAGTATAAACAA AGACAATGCTGGCCTTCTGGAAGCGACGCGTTGCCTGAAGGAGTTGTTGCTAAAACATCTAACTTAGAAATGCGGCCGCTATGGGACTCTGGAAAGAATAAT ataagTTCAAAGCACCCATTGAGCTTATTGGCTATTGCAGTAGGAGTTAAGCAGAAAGAAATTGTTAATAAAATTGTTGAAAAG TTCCCTTCAAGTGATTTTGTTGTGATGCTTTTTCACTATGATGGATTTGTGGATGGATGGAAGAATTTAGCTTGGAGTAATCGCGCCATACATGTGTCTGCTATCAATCAAACAAAATG GTGGTTTGCGAAACGGTTTTTGCATCCAGACATAGTTGCtgaatacaattatatatttctttGGGATGAGGACCttcttgttgaaaattttgacCCAAAAAG ATATTTATCTATTGTTAAGGAAGAGGGGCTAGAGATATCGCAACCTGCTTTGGATCCTAATAAATCAGAAGTTCATCATCCGCTGACAGTTCATAGAGCCGGATCAAAAGTTCACAG AAGGTACTATAAGTTAAAAGGTAGTGGAAGGTGTGATGACCATAGCATTGCTCCTCCTTGCATAGG TTGGGTGGAAATGATGGCACCAGTGTTCTCTAGAAAATCTTGGCAATGTGTATGGCACTTGATCCAG AATGACTTAATCCATGCCTGGGGCCTGGACAGGCAGCTTGGCTATTGCGCTCAG GGTGATCGAATGAGAAACGTTGGTGTGGTCGATTCCGAGTACATAGTTCATTTGGGTTTGCCTACTCTTGGTGGCTCAAATGGCAATGAG GTGCCATCAGACTCCCATAGAGAGAGTGATAGAGCTAAA GTTAGGATGCAATCATATATTGAAATGCAAGTTTTTGAGAAAAGATGGAAAGATGCAGCAGAGAAGGATAAATGTTGGCTTGATCCATATAAACCACAGGCAAACCAGACTAGCCATTAA